In Polaribacter sp. Hel_I_88, the following proteins share a genomic window:
- a CDS encoding sialidase family protein, with product MNLNKKTILMQVFLICFLSLNISVLKSHGQHKIEEIGTVIAHSKASSKVYLGSPSILILNNGSYLASYDEFGPNSNNKTTPITHIAISKDKGRTWLKTISLDNIMWGNLFSHDGIIYLMGTSKVYGDLVIRKSIDNGKTWTEVRDNNSGLLRNDFEYHTAPVPVVTYKDRIYRALEVRNPGYGWGFNLEVLLISAPINADLLKAENWVVSNRLHFDQRWLGTAWLEGNVLVTPENKLVNILRVHYLENGGKVAKVHYDAEKNKISFNPDKDFLNFPGGSKKFTIRFDEKTKRYWTLSNHIKDIGYNPERTRNCLTLSSSKDLMNWEVHEEILYHPDLEKHGFQYVDWQFDGRDIIAIIRTAYDDTFGGADNQHNSNYIVFKRINNYNELSKNKKATYYNFLK from the coding sequence ATGAATTTAAATAAGAAAACAATTTTAATGCAAGTTTTTCTAATTTGTTTCTTAAGCCTAAACATATCTGTTTTAAAAAGCCATGGCCAGCATAAAATAGAAGAAATTGGTACTGTAATCGCTCATTCTAAAGCTAGTTCTAAGGTGTACTTGGGGAGCCCATCTATACTTATATTAAATAATGGGAGCTACCTTGCTTCTTATGACGAATTTGGGCCTAACTCAAACAACAAAACAACACCAATAACACATATTGCAATCTCTAAAGATAAAGGCAGAACTTGGCTGAAAACTATATCTTTGGACAACATAATGTGGGGCAATCTTTTTAGTCATGATGGTATTATTTATTTAATGGGAACCTCTAAAGTATATGGAGATTTAGTCATTAGAAAAAGCATCGATAATGGAAAAACTTGGACGGAAGTCAGAGATAATAACTCAGGACTTTTAAGAAACGATTTTGAATATCATACAGCTCCAGTTCCTGTAGTTACTTACAAAGATAGAATCTATAGAGCCTTAGAGGTTAGAAACCCTGGTTATGGATGGGGTTTTAATTTGGAAGTCTTACTTATTTCTGCACCCATAAATGCAGATTTACTAAAAGCGGAAAATTGGGTTGTATCTAATAGACTGCATTTTGATCAGCGATGGCTTGGAACTGCTTGGTTAGAAGGCAATGTATTGGTAACACCCGAAAATAAATTAGTGAACATTCTAAGAGTTCATTATTTAGAAAATGGTGGAAAGGTGGCCAAGGTACATTATGATGCCGAAAAAAATAAAATCAGTTTTAATCCTGATAAAGATTTTTTAAATTTTCCAGGAGGAAGTAAAAAATTTACCATTCGATTTGATGAAAAAACAAAACGATATTGGACACTTTCTAATCATATAAAGGATATTGGTTATAATCCAGAAAGAACACGAAATTGTTTAACCCTATCTTCTTCCAAAGATTTAATGAATTGGGAAGTCCATGAAGAAATTCTATATCATCCAGATTTAGAAAAGCATGGATTTCAGTATGTAGATTGGCAGTTTGATGGTAGAGATATCATTGCAATTATCAGAACAGCTTATGATGATACGTTTGGAGGTGCAGACAATCAGCATAATAGTAATTACATAGTTTTTAAAAGAATAAATAATTACAATGAGCTTTCTAAAAACAAAAAAGCAACGTATTATAATTTTTTAAAATAA
- a CDS encoding family 43 glycosylhydrolase: protein MRKIKQKTKDSATKKIFHPFFILIFLNLSVFAQQPPKYNSFTPGEKWLDTDGVHIDSHGGNIIYVEHQKTYYWYGERRGEPRGASCYSSKDLYNWKNEGTVLEKCAIKVFERPKVMYDKIKKQYVMWFHYDGFLNGKNYRIAELGVAVSKEPTGPFIIKDHYRPNGNESRDIGMYLDPETQKAYIGYAAGHINKTIRMVELSKDYQSTTTNDVDIDAHCEGPGILKKNGIYYLLTSECSGWTPNQGTYYTASNIMGPYKNQGNPFIGDVGNNSFNSQPCYIFKIPGYKDAYLYMGDRWNGKASPESEYVFLPITITSEGNMEIHWHKEWDLSLFTPEK from the coding sequence ATGAGAAAAATCAAACAAAAAACAAAAGATTCCGCTACAAAAAAAATATTTCACCCTTTCTTTATACTGATATTCCTCAATTTATCTGTATTTGCCCAACAACCACCAAAATACAATTCTTTTACTCCAGGAGAAAAATGGCTAGATACAGATGGTGTTCATATTGATAGTCATGGTGGTAATATTATTTATGTTGAACATCAAAAAACCTATTATTGGTATGGTGAGCGTCGTGGAGAACCTAGAGGTGCATCCTGTTACTCTTCTAAAGATTTATACAATTGGAAAAACGAGGGAACTGTTCTAGAAAAATGTGCTATTAAAGTTTTTGAACGCCCTAAAGTAATGTATGATAAAATCAAAAAACAATACGTAATGTGGTTTCATTATGATGGCTTTTTGAATGGCAAAAATTATCGGATTGCCGAACTTGGAGTTGCTGTTAGTAAAGAACCCACAGGCCCTTTTATCATAAAAGATCATTACAGACCAAATGGCAATGAATCTAGAGATATTGGTATGTACCTAGATCCTGAAACGCAAAAAGCATATATTGGTTATGCTGCTGGGCATATCAACAAAACAATTCGAATGGTAGAATTATCTAAAGACTACCAAAGCACAACCACTAATGATGTCGATATTGATGCCCATTGTGAAGGACCAGGTATTCTGAAAAAAAACGGTATTTATTACTTATTGACTAGTGAATGTTCCGGTTGGACTCCAAATCAAGGTACTTATTATACCGCTTCAAATATCATGGGGCCTTATAAAAATCAAGGAAACCCGTTTATAGGAGATGTTGGTAATAACTCCTTTAATTCGCAACCTTGTTATATTTTTAAAATTCCAGGTTATAAAGATGCATACCTATATATGGGAGACAGATGGAATGGTAAAGCTAGTCCCGAATCAGAATATGTTTTTTTACCGATTACAATTACATCCGAAGGTAACATGGAAATCCATTGGCATAAAGAATGGGATTTAAGCTTATTTACCCCAGAAAAATAA
- a CDS encoding sialidase family protein produces the protein MGPNSNNTSHPKAHIYFSKDKGVTWQKRTTINNIVWANLFLHNDVIYLMGTSKVYGDLVIRKSIDNGKTWTEAKDNNSGLLRNDFEYHTAPVPVVTYKDRLYRAVEVRNPGYGWGFNFETLLISAPINADLLQAENWVVSNRLHFDQRWLGTAWLEGNVVVTPDDKLVNILRVHYLEHGGKVAKVHYDADKNKISFNPDKDFLNFPGGSKKFTIRYDEKTKRYWTLSNHIKDIGYNPERTRNCLTLSSSKDLMNWEVHEEIIYQPDLEKHGFQYADWQFEGNDIITVIRTAYDDEFGGADSQHNNNYMIFKRIENYNELSKNKIASYYNF, from the coding sequence ATGGGACCAAATTCAAATAATACTTCACATCCCAAAGCGCATATTTATTTTTCAAAAGATAAAGGAGTTACTTGGCAAAAAAGAACAACAATCAATAACATAGTTTGGGCTAATTTGTTTCTACATAATGATGTTATTTATTTAATGGGAACCTCTAAAGTGTATGGAGATTTGGTCATTAGAAAAAGCATCGATAATGGAAAAACTTGGACGGAAGCTAAAGATAATAACTCAGGACTTTTAAGAAACGATTTTGAATATCATACTGCTCCAGTTCCTGTGGTTACTTATAAAGATAGGCTATACAGAGCTGTAGAGGTTAGAAATCCTGGCTATGGATGGGGTTTTAATTTTGAAACATTACTTATTTCTGCACCCATAAATGCAGATTTATTACAAGCCGAAAATTGGGTCGTATCTAATAGACTGCATTTTGATCAGCGATGGTTAGGAACTGCTTGGTTAGAAGGTAATGTTGTTGTAACTCCTGATGATAAATTAGTTAACATATTAAGAGTGCACTATTTAGAGCATGGAGGAAAGGTTGCCAAGGTACATTATGATGCCGATAAAAACAAAATCAGTTTTAATCCTGATAAAGATTTTTTAAATTTTCCAGGAGGAAGCAAAAAATTCACCATACGTTATGATGAAAAAACAAAACGATATTGGACACTTTCTAACCATATAAAAGACATAGGTTATAATCCAGAAAGAACGCGAAATTGTTTAACCCTTTCTTCTTCTAAAGATTTAATGAACTGGGAAGTACATGAAGAAATTATATATCAACCAGATTTAGAAAAACATGGATTTCAGTATGCAGATTGGCAGTTTGAAGGTAATGACATCATTACTGTAATCAGAACAGCTTATGATGATGAGTTTGGAGGTGCAGACAGTCAGCATAATAATAACTATATGATTTTTAAAAGGATAGAAAATTACAATGAGCTTTCTAAAAATAAAATAGCAAGCTATTATAATTTTTAA
- a CDS encoding sulfatase-like hydrolase/transferase has protein sequence MKSTTLLFFLLISFNVVQAQKTDEIKKQSPNIIIILADDLGYNDVGFNGCKDIPTPNIDKIAANGVKFTNAYVSYAVCGPSRAGLITGRYQDRFGFGRNPLFAPNDPEMGLPLSEETLAAALKKADYKSVALGKWHLGAHESQRPLQRGFNDFFGFLSGGHQYFPELWTLKDEYEVKAQFDAYKTKLLRNNTRIEENEYLTDALSREAVNYIEKYKEEPFFMYLAYNAPHAPMQATDTYLKRFPNIKDKKRKTYAAMVSAMDDGVGKVMNKLEALGLSENTIVLFLSDNGGPEKNNGSDNGALRAGKGQLFEGGIHVPFAMKWPGKIPSGSIYESAIISFDIFATAIGNVAKPIKTKNELDGVDLIPYITGVHKTSPHDYLFWRKFDADNHAIRNNKGEKVVMIKEKSLLFNLDKDISETTNLIHSQKELFKQLEETYQNWNSKMLNPIFLGLLQDSKYTKSNPNRYKKLK, from the coding sequence ATGAAAAGCACAACGTTACTTTTTTTCCTTTTAATATCATTCAATGTTGTACAAGCGCAAAAAACTGATGAAATCAAAAAACAATCTCCAAACATCATCATCATTTTAGCAGATGATTTGGGTTATAACGATGTAGGATTCAATGGATGTAAAGACATTCCAACTCCTAACATCGATAAAATTGCAGCTAATGGAGTAAAGTTTACCAATGCCTATGTAAGTTATGCAGTTTGCGGTCCAAGTAGAGCAGGATTGATTACAGGACGTTATCAAGATCGATTTGGGTTTGGAAGAAACCCTTTGTTTGCTCCTAATGATCCAGAAATGGGCTTACCACTAAGTGAAGAAACACTGGCTGCTGCACTTAAGAAAGCCGATTATAAATCTGTTGCTTTAGGCAAATGGCATTTAGGTGCTCACGAGAGTCAACGACCTTTACAAAGAGGATTTAATGATTTTTTTGGATTTTTAAGCGGTGGGCATCAATACTTTCCAGAATTATGGACTTTAAAAGATGAATATGAAGTAAAAGCTCAATTTGATGCGTACAAAACAAAACTCTTAAGAAATAATACAAGAATAGAAGAAAATGAATACTTAACAGATGCGCTTTCTAGAGAAGCTGTTAATTACATTGAAAAATACAAAGAAGAACCATTTTTTATGTATCTAGCCTATAACGCACCACATGCACCTATGCAGGCTACAGATACCTATTTAAAGAGATTTCCTAACATTAAAGATAAAAAACGAAAAACGTATGCTGCTATGGTTAGTGCCATGGATGATGGTGTAGGAAAGGTGATGAACAAACTTGAGGCATTAGGTCTTTCAGAAAATACAATAGTTTTATTTTTATCTGATAATGGTGGTCCAGAAAAAAACAACGGTTCAGATAATGGAGCACTAAGAGCAGGAAAAGGTCAGCTTTTTGAAGGTGGTATACACGTACCTTTTGCAATGAAATGGCCTGGTAAAATTCCGTCAGGTAGTATTTATGAATCTGCTATTATCTCATTTGATATTTTTGCTACAGCTATTGGCAATGTAGCAAAACCAATAAAAACCAAAAATGAATTAGATGGTGTTGATCTTATTCCTTACATCACTGGAGTTCATAAAACATCTCCTCATGATTATTTATTTTGGAGAAAATTTGACGCTGACAACCATGCAATTCGAAACAATAAGGGAGAAAAAGTAGTCATGATTAAAGAAAAATCCTTGTTATTTAATCTTGATAAAGATATTTCTGAAACTACTAATTTAATTCATTCACAAAAAGAACTTTTTAAGCAGCTGGAGGAAACCTATCAAAATTGGAATTCCAAAATGTTAAACCCTATTTTTTTGGGGCTCCTTCAAGATTCAAAATATACGAAATCAAATCCAAATAGATATAAAAAATTAAAATAA
- a CDS encoding arylsulfatase yields the protein MKKSMYLVLVIFTVFTSCKNKEKANNATTQEVNKQPNIIFIYADDLGYGDVSAYGATEFSTPNMDKLANGGVKFTNGYATSATCSPSRYALLTGMYPWRNKKAKILEGSAPLIIDTEQKTLPKILKSQGYKTGIVGKWHLGLGDGDVNWNGHISPGPNEVGFDYSYIMAATQDRVPTVYIKNGFVENLDPNDPIEVSYSKNFEGEPTGTKNPELLKMIGDPQHSNSINNGVPRIGYMKGGTSAKWIDEDMADTFLVKAQNYIKEQKNNPFFLYYALQQPHVPRTPHSRFVGTSGMGPRGDVIIEADWCIGELLKTLETEGLLENTLIVLSSDNGPVLDDGYADNAVEKLGKHKPWGELRGGKYSLLEAGTRVPFVTYWKGTIEPQVSNALVSQVDLLASLSELVDADVPNTDSQNLMDVFLGKTNNGRENLIIEATSRTAFRQGNWVLIPPYKGPAVNKIKKIETGNSKEFQLYNLKEDIGQETNLAKTNPTKLQEMINKFEAIRGTSYNDTQEPVFK from the coding sequence ATGAAAAAATCAATGTACCTAGTTCTTGTCATTTTCACAGTTTTCACTTCGTGTAAAAATAAAGAAAAAGCAAATAACGCAACCACACAAGAAGTGAACAAACAGCCAAACATCATCTTTATTTATGCAGACGATTTAGGTTATGGAGATGTAAGTGCCTATGGAGCTACTGAATTCTCTACACCAAATATGGATAAATTAGCAAATGGTGGTGTAAAATTCACGAATGGCTATGCAACTTCAGCAACATGTTCTCCAAGTAGATATGCATTGTTAACTGGTATGTATCCTTGGCGCAATAAAAAAGCCAAAATTTTGGAAGGCTCAGCTCCTTTAATTATCGATACAGAACAAAAAACACTTCCTAAAATACTGAAGAGTCAAGGGTACAAAACAGGTATTGTTGGTAAATGGCATCTTGGTTTAGGCGATGGAGATGTAAATTGGAACGGTCATATTTCTCCAGGTCCAAACGAAGTAGGATTTGACTATAGTTATATCATGGCAGCAACCCAAGATAGAGTTCCAACAGTTTATATAAAAAATGGTTTTGTAGAAAATTTAGATCCAAATGATCCTATAGAAGTAAGCTACTCTAAAAATTTTGAGGGTGAACCAACAGGAACAAAGAATCCAGAACTTTTAAAAATGATTGGCGACCCACAGCATAGCAATAGTATTAATAATGGTGTACCACGTATTGGATATATGAAAGGAGGTACTTCTGCAAAATGGATTGATGAAGACATGGCCGATACTTTTTTAGTAAAAGCTCAAAACTATATTAAGGAACAAAAAAACAATCCATTTTTCTTGTATTATGCCTTACAACAACCTCATGTACCAAGAACACCACATTCTAGATTTGTTGGAACTTCTGGTATGGGACCAAGAGGAGATGTTATAATCGAAGCTGATTGGTGTATTGGAGAACTATTAAAAACATTAGAAACAGAAGGACTTCTAGAAAACACACTCATTGTTTTATCTAGTGATAATGGTCCTGTATTGGATGATGGATATGCAGATAATGCCGTTGAAAAACTTGGAAAACATAAACCTTGGGGCGAACTTAGAGGTGGAAAATATAGCCTTTTGGAAGCTGGAACGCGTGTACCTTTTGTAACGTACTGGAAAGGCACTATAGAACCTCAAGTTTCAAATGCATTGGTTTCTCAAGTAGATTTGTTAGCCTCTTTATCAGAATTAGTTGACGCTGATGTTCCGAACACAGATAGTCAAAACTTAATGGATGTATTTTTAGGAAAAACAAACAATGGTAGAGAAAACTTAATTATTGAAGCTACATCACGTACCGCTTTTAGGCAAGGAAATTGGGTTTTAATTCCACCTTATAAAGGTCCTGCAGTAAATAAAATCAAAAAAATAGAAACTGGAAATTCAAAAGAGTTCCAACTCTACAACTTAAAAGAAGATATTGGGCAAGAAACTAATTTAGCAAAAACCAATCCTACAAAATTGCAAGAAATGATAAACAAGTTTGAAGCAATTAGAGGAACATCTTATAACGATACCCAAGAGCCTGTTTTTAAATAA
- a CDS encoding arylsulfatase, whose protein sequence is MLFKEQNRKPIKMNKSKLLFLLVIIFTIGDFNSQTKNQSHKKNQKPNVILIMADDMGIGDLASLNNGLNNTPSLNRLKNESLFFKNAYSSSTVCAPARAALLTGMYPHRTGVVSLNSEKFPKLTRIKKQIPTLANAFKQNGYTTGLIGKWHSGVGEDYHPLKRGFDIFEGFVQAKQIPTYFDYTLESNGSVVHQTNKYLTRDLSERAINFIQKNKEHPFFLHLAHYAPHRPIGAPEAYVEKYKQKGFDTETATVYAMIEIIDETVGELLLELKRLHLEENTIVIFTSDNGPDPMVQKRFNLNLKGSKYTVYEGGIQVPFMMKWKNHLAPKETDKIITFIDVLPTLVNMCDLKFSTPFGLDGSSFLNQKLNLNSTKKHKEFYWQWNRYLPNYEFNAAVQLDEWKLVRPFTTKEIPKPNTALPAVLYHLKTDPKEQFNVAEKYPKKVKKLTKLLDRWTQKIEKDRIHLKD, encoded by the coding sequence ATGTTATTCAAAGAACAAAATAGGAAACCTATTAAAATGAATAAAAGCAAACTACTTTTTTTGTTGGTTATCATTTTTACGATAGGTGATTTCAATAGTCAAACAAAAAACCAAAGCCATAAAAAAAATCAAAAACCCAATGTTATTTTAATAATGGCAGATGATATGGGAATTGGTGATTTAGCCTCTTTAAATAATGGATTAAACAATACCCCATCATTAAATAGATTAAAAAATGAAAGTCTTTTTTTTAAAAATGCTTATTCTTCTTCCACTGTATGTGCACCTGCAAGAGCTGCTTTATTAACGGGAATGTATCCTCATAGAACAGGTGTGGTATCTTTAAATTCAGAAAAATTTCCTAAGCTTACCAGAATAAAAAAACAAATTCCAACTTTGGCAAATGCTTTTAAACAAAATGGTTATACAACTGGGTTAATAGGTAAGTGGCACTCAGGAGTTGGAGAAGATTACCATCCGCTAAAAAGAGGTTTTGATATTTTTGAAGGTTTTGTACAGGCAAAACAAATACCCACTTATTTTGATTATACTTTAGAATCAAACGGTTCTGTAGTGCATCAAACAAATAAATATTTAACTAGAGATTTATCTGAACGTGCCATAAATTTTATCCAAAAGAATAAAGAACATCCTTTCTTTTTGCATTTGGCACATTATGCTCCTCACAGGCCAATTGGTGCACCCGAAGCTTATGTAGAAAAATATAAACAGAAAGGATTCGATACAGAAACTGCAACAGTGTATGCGATGATTGAAATTATAGACGAGACTGTTGGAGAACTTTTATTGGAGTTAAAGAGGTTACACCTTGAGGAAAATACCATTGTAATTTTTACGAGCGATAATGGTCCAGATCCTATGGTTCAGAAAAGATTTAATTTAAACCTTAAAGGTTCTAAATACACGGTTTATGAAGGGGGTATTCAGGTACCTTTTATGATGAAATGGAAAAATCATTTAGCTCCTAAAGAGACTGATAAAATTATCACGTTTATAGACGTGCTACCTACTTTAGTGAACATGTGTGATTTAAAATTCAGCACACCTTTTGGTTTAGATGGAAGTAGCTTTTTAAATCAAAAGCTCAATTTAAACTCTACAAAAAAACATAAAGAGTTTTATTGGCAATGGAATCGTTATTTGCCTAATTATGAATTTAATGCAGCAGTACAATTAGATGAATGGAAATTAGTAAGACCGTTTACAACCAAAGAAATTCCAAAACCAAATACAGCATTACCTGCAGTTTTATATCATTTAAAAACAGATCCAAAAGAACAATTTAATGTAGCTGAAAAATATCCTAAAAAAGTAAAGAAGCTCACAAAATTACTGGATCGTTGGACGCAAAAAATTGAAAAAGATCGTATACATCTTAAAGATTAA